The following coding sequences lie in one Pseudomonadota bacterium genomic window:
- a CDS encoding phosphotransferase — protein MSTSAEAPALMALASNPPVFSEQEARHAAVTLFGIDADAEPKSSERDRNFRVNAGSGADIVLKVCNVNEDPAVIDFQIAALRHIESTDPSLPVPRVVMTHAGEARTRVTSEAGEELMVFALTYCPGVPLREMTLTPPIMRAVGSTIAKLGLALRSFERAAPDQALVWDIRRADAMRQHLALIGDGAAEEMVRETLDRFAAQTLPTMAGLRHQVIHNDANRGNILAVPGDDAEISGVIDFGDMVDGPLIQDVSTAAMELTASSDDPISFIEAFLESYAAVNPLSNDEVACIYDCVMIRLAVCVLVYAWRDAFQAESRYDAKAEAMRFFDEMKRVDAVGRDAATERFHTVCGTG, from the coding sequence GGAAGCGCGCCATGCGGCGGTAACGCTGTTCGGTATCGATGCCGACGCGGAACCAAAATCGAGTGAGCGCGATCGGAACTTTCGCGTCAACGCCGGTTCCGGCGCCGACATCGTCTTGAAGGTCTGCAACGTCAACGAGGACCCCGCCGTCATCGACTTTCAGATCGCGGCGCTGCGCCACATCGAAAGCACGGACCCTAGCCTGCCCGTGCCGCGCGTCGTCATGACGCACGCGGGCGAGGCGCGGACCCGGGTAACCAGTGAGGCGGGCGAGGAGCTGATGGTCTTCGCGCTGACCTATTGTCCCGGCGTGCCGCTCAGGGAGATGACACTGACGCCGCCGATCATGCGCGCGGTCGGCTCAACGATTGCCAAACTTGGGCTGGCGCTCAGGTCGTTCGAACGGGCCGCGCCGGATCAGGCTCTGGTCTGGGATATCCGCCGTGCCGACGCCATGCGCCAGCACCTTGCGTTGATCGGCGATGGCGCGGCCGAAGAGATGGTGCGCGAGACACTCGATCGGTTTGCCGCGCAGACACTGCCGACGATGGCGGGCCTGCGCCATCAGGTCATTCACAACGATGCCAATCGCGGGAACATCCTGGCTGTGCCCGGTGATGATGCCGAAATCAGCGGCGTGATCGACTTCGGCGACATGGTCGACGGTCCGCTGATCCAGGATGTCTCGACCGCGGCCATGGAACTGACCGCGTCGAGCGATGACCCGATCAGCTTCATCGAGGCGTTTCTGGAGAGTTATGCGGCGGTCAATCCGCTTTCCAACGACGAGGTGGCGTGTATCTATGACTGCGTGATGATCCGCCTTGCCGTCTGCGTCCTGGTGTATGCATGGCGCGACGCGTTCCAGGCGGAGTCGCGCTATGACGCGAAGGCCGAAGCGATGCGGTTTTTTGACGAAATGAAGCGGGTCGACGCTGTCGGCCGCGACGCGGCGACCGAGAGATTTCACACGGTCTGCGGCACCGGCTGA